From Serratia fonticola:
CGTCTATCTGGTGGCTATCCTGGCACCGATCCACTACCTTTGGTCGGTAAAAACGTTGTCACCGCAGCCTTTTATTTACGCGTCGCTGGCGCTGCTGTTGTTAGCTCTGCGTTACAAGAAATTCCGCTCATGGTGGCGTAAACCGCGCTAAATCCGGCAAGATTGGCGATAAAAATCCCCTGGAGGGGCGCGGAACTTTTCTGTGTTCTACCCCTCATAATCCAATAGCGGCACTTGGTGTTTGCTGATTTAGGGTTGAATATCTTCGCTGATAAGACCAGTATTTAGCTGCGAATTGCCACGATATCGTTATAATGCCCGACCTTGAACCTGTCGCTGCAGCAAAATCTGCGCGTAACAGGTGACAAATCGGTGACATCGGGTTATTTTCTACGATGATGGTTTTATTGCCGGAGATACCAGCACAATGGCGGATAAGTTTCACATTTTGCTTCTGAACGGCCCCAATCTCAATCTGCTGGGGACGCGTGAGCCGGAAAAGTACGGCAGCGCTACGCTGGCAGAGATTGTTAACGGATTGGAAAACCAGGCGCTCGCGCTAGATATCACCCTGAGTCATCTGCAGTCCAACGCCGAGCATGCGCTCATCGATCGCATTCATCAGGCACGCGGCAATACGGATTTTATCCTGATTAACGCTGCCGCGTTCACGCACACCAGCGTGGCGTTGCGCGATGCACTGTTGGCAGTACAGATCCCGTTTATCGAGATCCACCTGTCCAACGTGTACGCTCGTGAGCCTTTCCGTCATCACTCCTACCTGTCTGATATCGCGGTAGGCGTGATCTGTGGCCTCGGCGCGGATGGCTACACATTTGCTTTACAGGCAGCGGTTCGCCGTTTGTCAAAAACCCACTAATTGCTACACAAAAAGAGTACGGAATCACACTCATGGATATTCGTAAAATCAAGAAACTGATCGAACTGGTTGAAGAATCAGGCATTTCTGAACTGGAAATCTCTGAAGGCGAAGAGTCGGTTCGCATCAGCCGTGCCGCACCGGTGCAGGCTTACCCAATGATGCAACAGTACGCAATGCCAGCCCAGCAGCAGCAACCTGCTCTGGCCAACGCCGTTGCCCCTGCTGCCGCAGAAACCCCAGCAGCACCAGCGGCCATGAGTGGCCATATCGTTCGTTCACCAATGGTAGGGACCTTCTACCGCACCCCAAGCCCGGACGCGAAAGCCTTCGTGGAAGTGGGCCAGAAAGTGAACGCCGGTGATACTCTGTGCATCGTTGAAGCCATGAAAATGATGAACCAGATTGAAGCGGACAAATCCGGTGTGGTTAAAGCGATCCTGGTAGAAAACGGCCAACCGGTTGAATTTGACGAGCCACTGGTCGTCATCGAATAACGAGGCGCACCATGCTAGATAAAATTGTTATCGCCAACCGTGGCGAGATCGCGCTACGTATCCTGCGCGCTTGTAAAGAACTGGGCATCAAAACCGTTGCCGTTCACTCAAGTGCCGACCGCGATCTGAAACACGTTCTGCTGGCGGATGAGACCGTTTGTATCGGCCCTGCACCGTCAGTTAAAAGCTATCTGAACATCCCGGCCATCATCTCCGCCGCCGAAATTACCGGCGCCGTGGCGATCCACCCGGGTTATGGCTTCTTGTCCGAGAACGCCGACTTTGCCGAGCAGGTAGAGCGCTCTGGCTTTATCTTCATCGGCCCACGTGCCGAAACCATTCGCCTGATGGGTGACAAGGTTTCTGCCATCAGCGCGATGAAAAAAGCCGGCGTACCTTGCGTACCAGGCTCCGACGGCCCGCTGACCGATGACATGGACAAAAACCGTGCCTTCGCCAAGCGCATCGGTTATCCGGTGATCATCAAGGCTTCCGGCGGCGGCGGCGGTCGCGGCATGCGCGTTGTGCGCGGCGACAAAGATCTCGAGCAATCCATCTCCATGACCAAAGCGGAAGCCAAAGCGGCTTTCAACAACGACATGGTGTATATGGAGAAGTACCTGGAAAACCCACGCCACATCGAAATTCAGGTGTTGGCAGACGGCCAGGGCAATGCTATCTATCTGGCTGAACGTGACTGCTCCATGCAGCGCCGCCACCAGAAAGTGGTCGAAGAGGCACCAGCACCGGGGATCACCCCAGAGCTGCGCCGCTACATCGGTGAACGCTGTTCAAAAGCCTGTGTGGAAATCGGCTACCGCGGTGCGGGTACCTTTGAGTTCCTGTATGAAAACGGCGAGTTCTATTTCATTGAAATGAACACCCGTATCCAGGTGGAACACCCGGTTACCGAAATGATCACCGGTGTGGATCTGATCAAAGAGCAGCTGCGTATCGCTGCCGGTCAGCCGCTGTCGATCAAACAGGACGAAGTGAAGGTGCAAGGCCATGCGGTGGAATGCCGTATCAACGCCGAAGACCCGAACACCTTCCTGCCAAGCCCAGGCAAGATCACCCGCTTCCACGCTCCTGGTGGTTTCGGCGTGCGTTGGGAATCTCATATCTACGCTGGCTATACCGTCCCGCCGTACTATGACTCCATGATTGGCAAACTGATCACCTACGGTGAAAACCGTGACGTGGCGATTGCCCGCATGAAGAACGCCCTGGCTGAGCTGATCATTGATGGCATCAAAACCAACATTGAACTGCAGCAGAAGATCATGACCGACGAAAACTTCCAGCATGGTGGCACCAACATCCACTATCTGGAGAAGAAGCTGGGTCTGCAGGAAACCTGATTATCGGTTAACGATATTGGGCCAATAAAAAACACCGCATGAGAACTTCTGCGGTGTTTTTTTATTTAATGGAGAGAGGGATTTTGCCCCTCACCCTAACCCTCTCCCAAAGGGCGAGGGGACCGATCGAGTTAAGCTGAAAGTGTAGTGATTCATCATTAGCACCGGCTGACTCACCTTGATTCCGAAACAGCACGGGCCAATCAAGAGCTCCGGACAGCTCCCTCTCCCTGTGGGAGATGGAACCGATCGAGTGAGTCTGAAAACTCAGTGACACACCTGCGATAAAATTTGCTGAGATGACTCAATTACTGCCAAATGTGCAGGGGCTAACAGCTCCCTCTCCCTGTGGGAGAGGGTTGGGGTGAGGGGTATCGCACCCATAGGCATACGCCCGCAAGACCTCCTGGATCTTGTCGATAATCAGGCTATGTGGGTCACCGGCACACTCGCCAGCCATCAGGCGCGGGAATTGCAGCGGGAAATACTGGCTCAGCATACCCAACGGAATGGTTACTCCGCTCAGGTTTGCCACCAGCTTGTCGATGGCCGCGCTGATGCGCGCTTCAGGCCAGTAATAGCGGATCCGATCGGACAGGCTGTAGTGCAGATCGATCATCGCCTTCGAATGGCGCGGATCGTAATACTTCTTCCAATACTTGGGCTCATCCTGCATCACGCTGTCGATCACCGCCAGCACGTGGCTCTGCTGTTCTGCGGCGATCAGCTCCTTCTCGATCAGCGCCAGGCTGAAGATCGCCTCACGCAGGGCAAAGGTCAGCGCCGGGCCGACTTTCAGGATCGCAAAGTGATCGCGCACCAACTGGCGGAACGCTTTCGGGGTTTGATAATCCGTAGAGTGGGCCTCAAACACCAACGGCGTTGATTCAATCATGGCGGAAAGCTGGCGCGCCTGCTCCGGCTGATAGTGGATCACCGTGGAATGGTCGAACTCGACTCCCGGTTGAACCACCAGCCCCACCACCCGCTCCATGGCCTGCTCCAAACCTAAGCGAGCAAATGCCTGCCGATGCGTCTCGATGGTCTCGGCGGCATCCTGTGGTCGCGTGACGTGTACCTGAGCGATAGCGTGGCTTTCCCCGCCTGGAACCGGCACTTCCGTACCTATCACGTAGCTCAGCGCCTGCCGCTGCTCTGGGGTGGCTGCCGCTTCCGCCACCGCACATAGCCGTGCCGCACGCTCGGCCACCACCGTTGGTGGCAAAGGAACCGGATCGTCCGCGCAGGACATGGAAGCATCCAGATGAATTTTACTGAACCCGGCCTGAACGTAATCGGCAATCAGGCGTTCGGCTTTCTCCATCGCCTGCTCAGCGGGTTCATCCTGCCAGCAGTTCGGCCCAAGGTGGTCGCCCCCCAATATCAACCGTGACTGCGGGAAGCCAACCTTGGCGGCAACGGCATACACAAACTCGCGGAAATCCGCCGGTTTCATTCCGGTGTAGCCGCCAAATTGGTTCACCTGGTTGGAGGTGGCTTCAATCAATACCTTACGCTGGCTAGCCAAGTCAAAACGCAACGTGGCTTCGATCACCAACGGATGTGCCGAGCAAACCGAACAGATACCAATATGCTTGCCGCTTTTATGCTGCTGGATAATAGATTTCATACTTATGGCCTCATTTACCCGTCACCTTTCAAGTCACAGGGTAAAGCAATGTCCTGAACTGAATATTCAAGACGTTGGAATGTTATTTACAGCGCGCCGACCGGCACGGCCCGTTGCTGCTGCAAGAACGCGTCAATTTCAGCAAAGGTGGAGGTCCCCTCCATTGGCCCACGCCGAGTCACCGCCAGCGCACCGCAGGCATTGGCATAGCGCAGCGCCTGGGAAACGCTGTGCCCCTGTAACCGGCAAGCAATGTAAGCGCCGCCAAAGCAGTCACCCGCCCCGGTCGGATCAACCTCGTCTACGGCATAGCTGTCGATATGCAGGGTTTCATCCGCGGAATAATAGCTCGCACCGTTACTGCCGCGTTTCACCACCACTTCTTTAATGCCGTCCTTCAGGTAGCGGGCA
This genomic window contains:
- the accC gene encoding acetyl-CoA carboxylase biotin carboxylase subunit, yielding MLDKIVIANRGEIALRILRACKELGIKTVAVHSSADRDLKHVLLADETVCIGPAPSVKSYLNIPAIISAAEITGAVAIHPGYGFLSENADFAEQVERSGFIFIGPRAETIRLMGDKVSAISAMKKAGVPCVPGSDGPLTDDMDKNRAFAKRIGYPVIIKASGGGGGRGMRVVRGDKDLEQSISMTKAEAKAAFNNDMVYMEKYLENPRHIEIQVLADGQGNAIYLAERDCSMQRRHQKVVEEAPAPGITPELRRYIGERCSKACVEIGYRGAGTFEFLYENGEFYFIEMNTRIQVEHPVTEMITGVDLIKEQLRIAAGQPLSIKQDEVKVQGHAVECRINAEDPNTFLPSPGKITRFHAPGGFGVRWESHIYAGYTVPPYYDSMIGKLITYGENRDVAIARMKNALAELIIDGIKTNIELQQKIMTDENFQHGGTNIHYLEKKLGLQET
- the accB gene encoding acetyl-CoA carboxylase biotin carboxyl carrier protein, with the translated sequence MDIRKIKKLIELVEESGISELEISEGEESVRISRAAPVQAYPMMQQYAMPAQQQQPALANAVAPAAAETPAAPAAMSGHIVRSPMVGTFYRTPSPDAKAFVEVGQKVNAGDTLCIVEAMKMMNQIEADKSGVVKAILVENGQPVEFDEPLVVIE
- the aroQ gene encoding type II 3-dehydroquinate dehydratase, whose amino-acid sequence is MADKFHILLLNGPNLNLLGTREPEKYGSATLAEIVNGLENQALALDITLSHLQSNAEHALIDRIHQARGNTDFILINAAAFTHTSVALRDALLAVQIPFIEIHLSNVYAREPFRHHSYLSDIAVGVICGLGADGYTFALQAAVRRLSKTH
- the gatZ gene encoding tagatose-bisphosphate aldolase subunit GatZ: MKSIIQQHKSGKHIGICSVCSAHPLVIEATLRFDLASQRKVLIEATSNQVNQFGGYTGMKPADFREFVYAVAAKVGFPQSRLILGGDHLGPNCWQDEPAEQAMEKAERLIADYVQAGFSKIHLDASMSCADDPVPLPPTVVAERAARLCAVAEAAATPEQRQALSYVIGTEVPVPGGESHAIAQVHVTRPQDAAETIETHRQAFARLGLEQAMERVVGLVVQPGVEFDHSTVIHYQPEQARQLSAMIESTPLVFEAHSTDYQTPKAFRQLVRDHFAILKVGPALTFALREAIFSLALIEKELIAAEQQSHVLAVIDSVMQDEPKYWKKYYDPRHSKAMIDLHYSLSDRIRYYWPEARISAAIDKLVANLSGVTIPLGMLSQYFPLQFPRLMAGECAGDPHSLIIDKIQEVLRAYAYGCDTPHPNPLPQGEGAVSPCTFGSN